A genomic window from Bacteroidota bacterium includes:
- the larA gene encoding nickel-dependent lactate racemase, whose product MQITIAYGREGLNIELPDNTDVIQSTPMNGLTDEVAAIEEALRNPVGLPPLAASVKAGDRVVVTHSDITRPVPNDRILPVLLRELESAGVRREDITLLNALGTHRQQTTDELRMMLGDAIVDNYHCDQHNSFDDANLVSLGHTSLGNPVRINKKLLEADYRVYTGFIEPHFFAGFSGGPKAVLPALSGSESVLSNHGREMIADKRSTWGNIAGNPIWEEMREVALKTMPAFLVNVTINPAHAITGVFAGELLQAHEIGREFIRQNVMVGVDAPYDIIITNNNGYPLDQNLYQTVKGMSAASRVLKPGGAIIMCAACVDGLPDHGRYAELLELGGSPQGVLDMIAQPGFGEQDQWQVQIQAQIQVNADVYIYSDGLSDSQINRALLKPCRDIGATINQLLEKYGPDARICVMPDGPASIAYVK is encoded by the coding sequence ATGCAAATCACAATCGCATACGGTCGCGAAGGCCTGAACATCGAACTACCAGACAATACAGACGTCATTCAATCGACACCGATGAACGGCCTGACAGACGAGGTTGCTGCCATTGAAGAGGCGCTACGCAATCCGGTTGGACTACCTCCTCTGGCGGCATCAGTCAAGGCGGGAGATCGCGTTGTGGTAACCCATAGCGACATCACACGCCCCGTACCCAATGACAGGATTCTTCCTGTGCTGCTGCGTGAACTGGAATCGGCTGGTGTACGAAGGGAAGATATCACTTTATTAAATGCATTGGGTACCCATCGTCAGCAAACAACTGATGAACTTCGCATGATGCTGGGAGATGCCATCGTCGACAATTACCATTGCGACCAGCACAATTCTTTTGATGACGCTAACCTCGTATCCCTTGGGCATACTTCGCTGGGTAATCCGGTGCGCATCAACAAAAAATTACTCGAAGCTGATTACCGGGTGTATACTGGGTTTATTGAGCCCCATTTCTTTGCCGGCTTCAGCGGTGGCCCCAAAGCCGTCTTGCCAGCACTTTCTGGCTCAGAGAGTGTGCTTTCGAACCACGGCCGAGAAATGATCGCCGACAAGCGCTCAACCTGGGGCAACATCGCCGGCAATCCGATATGGGAAGAAATGCGGGAAGTGGCCCTCAAAACGATGCCGGCTTTTCTGGTAAATGTGACCATCAATCCTGCCCACGCCATCACGGGTGTTTTTGCAGGCGAACTCCTTCAGGCACACGAAATAGGGCGAGAGTTCATCAGGCAAAACGTAATGGTTGGCGTAGATGCACCATACGACATCATCATTACCAACAACAACGGATACCCCCTTGACCAGAACCTGTACCAAACGGTCAAAGGCATGAGTGCCGCCAGCCGTGTGCTCAAACCCGGCGGCGCCATCATTATGTGCGCAGCCTGCGTAGACGGTTTGCCCGACCACGGGCGCTATGCAGAATTGCTCGAACTCGGCGGTTCCCCGCAGGGAGTGCTGGACATGATCGCGCAACCAGGATTCGGCGAGCAAGACCAGTGGCAGGTACAAATTCAGGCGCAGATTCAGGTAAATGCAGACGTATACATTTACAGCGACGGGCTTTCAGATTCACAAATCAACCGCGCCTTGCTCAAACCTTGTCGCGATATAGGGGCAACCATTAATCAGTTGCTGGAGAAATATGGGCCAGATGCCCGAATTTGCGTTATGCCGGATGGGCCGGCTTCTATCGCCTACGTCAAATAG
- a CDS encoding MFS transporter, translating to MSPKLASRLSLMFFIQFFIFGSWYVTVGNYMDAIGLSEVIHWAYTIGPLSALISPFLLGRLADRYFPTEKVLGVLNILGSFAIGAASFVDGSNGGLFIFLLLLHTICFFPTLGLASTLAFHHIDSPEKQFPIVRVFGSIGWIVAGVLVSAVLQADETALPIRIASVASMVMGIYCFTLPHTPPRAKHGGNTLRDILGLDALRQLNTRPFIVFILCELLISIPLSTYYAYAPVYINAAGIASPAFTMSFGQMTEVIFMFFMPVILIRLGVKKMILFGFMAWVVRFVFFAGSTPDGIIWMIIAGILLHGICFDFVYIAGQIFIDRQVTADMRGQAQGFLVMVRSGVGLLIGAQASGWLFNTLLNANAMDMEPWRLFWLLPAGMALLVLLGFWFFFHEEKPAQKATNA from the coding sequence TTGTCTCCGAAGCTTGCCTCGCGGTTGAGCCTCATGTTTTTCATACAGTTCTTCATTTTTGGATCATGGTATGTTACTGTCGGGAATTACATGGACGCCATCGGGCTTTCCGAAGTCATTCACTGGGCGTATACCATTGGTCCGCTGTCTGCGCTTATTTCGCCGTTTCTGCTTGGCCGGCTGGCTGATCGGTATTTCCCGACAGAAAAAGTGCTTGGTGTGCTTAATATTCTGGGAAGCTTTGCCATAGGCGCTGCTTCCTTTGTTGATGGCTCAAATGGCGGGTTGTTCATCTTTTTGCTGTTGCTGCACACCATCTGCTTCTTTCCTACGCTGGGCCTTGCGAGTACGCTGGCTTTTCATCACATAGATTCGCCAGAAAAGCAATTCCCAATTGTCCGCGTCTTCGGGTCCATTGGCTGGATTGTGGCGGGTGTCCTTGTAAGTGCGGTACTTCAGGCTGATGAAACTGCGTTGCCGATCCGTATTGCTTCTGTTGCATCAATGGTGATGGGCATCTACTGTTTTACCCTGCCACATACCCCACCGCGCGCTAAACACGGGGGGAATACGCTGCGCGATATTCTTGGGCTCGATGCGTTGCGCCAGTTGAATACCCGGCCATTCATCGTTTTCATTTTATGCGAGCTGCTTATATCCATCCCCCTCTCCACCTACTATGCCTATGCTCCTGTGTACATCAACGCCGCCGGCATAGCTTCACCAGCCTTTACGATGTCGTTTGGGCAGATGACTGAAGTCATATTCATGTTCTTTATGCCGGTGATTTTGATTCGCCTCGGGGTGAAGAAAATGATCCTGTTTGGGTTTATGGCGTGGGTTGTGCGGTTTGTGTTTTTTGCCGGCTCAACCCCGGATGGTATTATCTGGATGATTATCGCTGGCATCCTGCTGCACGGTATCTGCTTTGATTTTGTATACATTGCCGGCCAGATTTTTATTGACCGGCAGGTAACTGCAGATATGCGCGGACAGGCGCAGGGGTTTTTGGTGATGGTGCGGTCGGGCGTTGGGTTGTTAATTGGCGCGCAGGCTTCCGGGTGGCTCTTTAACACGCTCCTGAATGCAAATGCTATGGATATGGAGCCCTGGCGGCTTTTCTGGTTGTTGCCGGCGGGTATGGCGTTGTTGGTGTTGCTCGGGTTCTGGTTCTTTTTCCACGAAGAAAAACCGGCGCAAAAAGCGACTAACGCGTAA